A portion of the Calothrix sp. 336/3 genome contains these proteins:
- a CDS encoding DUF2232 domain-containing protein encodes MTTEPENLSDNLTQPPIKPNTPLPMVETAFLASTASLIWFINFYFPLGPVLRIFFPIPIALVYLRWGRRAAWMAAITSGLLLTVLMGPTRSMLFVMPFAFMGVLLGYCWCRRTPWLVSMSLSALLGTLGVFFRLWLLSVLSSEDLWVYVINQVSQFTEWVFLKLSILATPSVMWIQIGAIAIILLNNFLYLFVVHLAAWLLLDRLGNPIPRPPRWVQVLMDYE; translated from the coding sequence ATGACTACTGAACCAGAAAACTTATCTGATAATTTAACTCAACCCCCAATCAAACCAAATACACCTTTACCCATGGTGGAAACGGCATTTTTGGCAAGTACCGCCAGTTTGATTTGGTTTATTAATTTTTATTTCCCCTTGGGTCCTGTATTAAGGATATTTTTCCCAATTCCCATTGCTCTAGTTTATCTGCGTTGGGGTAGACGGGCAGCTTGGATGGCAGCAATTACATCTGGACTGTTATTAACTGTATTGATGGGTCCGACTCGTAGTATGTTGTTTGTCATGCCTTTTGCTTTTATGGGTGTGTTGTTAGGTTATTGTTGGTGTCGTAGGACTCCTTGGCTAGTTTCTATGAGCTTAAGTGCCTTACTAGGCACTCTAGGGGTGTTTTTCCGGTTATGGTTGCTGTCTGTGTTGTCGTCAGAGGATTTGTGGGTTTATGTGATTAATCAAGTGTCACAATTTACCGAGTGGGTATTTTTGAAGTTGAGTATTTTGGCAACTCCGAGTGTCATGTGGATTCAAATTGGCGCGATCGCCATTATTTTATTGAATAATTTTCTCTATCTATTTGTTGTTCATCTAGCTGCGTGGCTGCTTTTGGATCGTTTAGGCAACCCGATTCCCCGTCCCCCCCGTTGGGTACAAGTTTTGATGGACTATGAGTAA
- the cobT gene encoding nicotinate mononucleotide-dependent phosphoribosyltransferase CobT — translation MIQIYHQVSLGEAWLNRFQGTTPIFACVLGFTATALIPGISAAGLTPEDRKYTAIADAEFLYYGANHQPKYPLPPLTAGASPVLISRAVVEGCQIPLHIFNAGLPQAPNLPVIDLGGNPAECLTTAAAMPIATVEQLFTQGMLWGERLSQNIRNGYLVIGECVVGGTTTALGILTGLGIDAKDKVNSSHAECNHSQKWTVVQQGLAKIHHLNTTPNPLQLVAAVGDPMQVVVAGMAIAASRSCGVMLAGGTQMLAVYALASAIADFFHLPWQPTAIAIGTTRWVAADSRGNTAKLADSIGQYCLNLHISPPTLLATQLSFAQSQYPQLSAYEAGFVKEGMGAGGAAITASLSYGWQQEQLLIAIEAQMDKLAQISSR, via the coding sequence ATGATTCAAATTTACCACCAAGTTTCCCTGGGTGAGGCATGGTTAAATCGCTTTCAGGGAACTACACCGATATTTGCCTGTGTGTTGGGTTTTACAGCCACAGCTTTGATTCCGGGTATCTCTGCGGCAGGATTAACTCCAGAAGATAGGAAATATACGGCGATCGCGGATGCAGAATTTTTATACTACGGAGCGAACCACCAACCAAAGTATCCTTTACCACCATTGACGGCGGGAGCTTCTCCTGTGTTGATTTCTCGTGCAGTCGTGGAAGGATGTCAAATTCCCCTCCATATATTCAATGCAGGTTTACCTCAAGCGCCAAATTTACCTGTAATCGATTTAGGTGGTAATCCCGCAGAATGCTTAACAACTGCTGCTGCGATGCCAATTGCCACGGTAGAACAGTTATTTACCCAGGGTATGCTCTGGGGTGAACGATTGAGTCAAAATATTCGCAATGGCTACTTAGTTATCGGTGAATGTGTTGTCGGTGGCACAACTACAGCCTTGGGAATTTTAACTGGTTTAGGAATTGATGCCAAGGATAAAGTAAATAGTAGTCATGCAGAATGCAACCACAGTCAGAAATGGACAGTGGTACAGCAGGGTTTGGCAAAAATCCACCATCTAAACACTACCCCCAATCCTTTACAACTAGTTGCCGCAGTCGGTGATCCCATGCAAGTGGTAGTTGCAGGAATGGCGATCGCCGCTAGTCGTAGCTGTGGGGTGATGTTGGCAGGAGGAACTCAAATGTTAGCGGTATATGCTTTGGCAAGTGCAATCGCGGATTTTTTCCATTTACCTTGGCAACCAACAGCGATCGCCATCGGTACAACCCGTTGGGTAGCAGCAGACTCTAGAGGAAACACAGCAAAATTAGCTGATTCCATCGGACAATACTGCTTAAATTTGCACATTAGCCCCCCAACCTTACTCGCAACTCAATTAAGTTTTGCTCAATCCCAATATCCCCAACTTTCTGCCTATGAAGCAGGCTTTGTCAAAGAAGGTATGGGTGCTGGTGGTGCTGCCATTACTGCGAGTTTGAGTTATGGGTGGCAGCAGGAGCAATTATTAATAGCAATTGAAGCTCAAATGGATAAATTAGCTCAAATCAGTAGTCGATAG
- the rpsB gene encoding 30S ribosomal protein S2, whose product MAVVSLAQMMESGVHFGHQTRRWNPKMDPYIYTARNGVHIIDLVQTAQLMEEAYAYMRSQAEQGKKFLFVGTKRQAAGIIAQEASRCGSHYINQRWLGGMLTNWATIKTRVERLKDLERREETGALDLLPKKEASMLRREMAKLQKYLGGIKTMRKVPDVVVIVDQRREYNAVQECQKLSIPIVSMLDTNCDPDVVDIPIPANDDAIRSIKLIVGKLADAIYEGRHGQLDAEDDYEDYEGAEEEFDYEETELTDSLIPDEEEEE is encoded by the coding sequence ATGGCAGTTGTTTCTTTGGCTCAGATGATGGAGTCTGGAGTCCACTTTGGGCATCAGACCCGTCGCTGGAATCCTAAGATGGATCCTTATATTTACACCGCTCGTAATGGTGTACACATCATCGATTTAGTGCAAACAGCACAGTTGATGGAAGAGGCTTATGCTTATATGCGATCGCAGGCAGAACAGGGCAAAAAATTCCTGTTTGTCGGTACAAAGCGTCAAGCCGCAGGTATCATTGCTCAAGAAGCTTCTCGTTGCGGTTCTCACTATATTAACCAACGTTGGCTCGGTGGAATGCTCACTAACTGGGCTACCATTAAAACACGGGTAGAACGTCTTAAAGATTTGGAACGTCGGGAAGAAACTGGCGCCCTTGATCTGTTGCCGAAAAAAGAAGCTTCTATGCTGCGTCGGGAAATGGCGAAGCTACAAAAGTATCTTGGTGGTATCAAAACCATGCGGAAAGTTCCTGATGTTGTGGTCATTGTAGACCAACGTCGAGAATATAATGCAGTTCAAGAATGTCAAAAATTGAGTATCCCCATCGTTTCTATGTTGGATACTAATTGTGACCCCGACGTTGTAGATATCCCCATCCCAGCGAATGATGATGCGATCCGTTCGATTAAACTGATTGTTGGCAAATTAGCTGACGCGATTTATGAAGGTCGTCATGGTCAGTTGGATGCTGAGGATGACTACGAAGACTACGAAGGTGCAGAAGAAGAGTTTGATTACGAAGAAACTGAATTAACAGACTCTCTGATTCCTGATGAGGAAGAAGAAGAGTAG
- a CDS encoding extracellular solute-binding protein, producing MHRRYFVQGATALTISQLLVGCSHNNTSKLTVKFLRNSLPGQVVEKFRQSLKSQAKLEFSLEGQLGDIFQQLQNWQEKKEPQAKQGWNLPLGQPEPQVADLVTVGDYWLKSAIEQKLIQPLDVSKLQNWSKLPPKWQNLVRRNEKGEIDSQGKIWGAPYRWGTTVIVYNREKLKSLGIQPQDWDDLWRKELGDRISLLDQPREVIGLTLKKLGKSYNTTKLSTVSNLETELKALHQQTKFYSSTRYLEPLLIGDTWLAVGWSNEVLPFINRYPQFTAFVPKSGTSLWADIWVKPGNPSAQEQKNLAATNLPDQWIDFCWSDNIAQTISLLTRANSPIPVSIDQKNISSALRNVLMADATTLNQSEFILPLAANVSQEYGEFFEKMQA from the coding sequence ATGCATCGACGATATTTTGTACAAGGAGCGACAGCACTTACAATCTCACAACTATTGGTAGGATGTAGTCACAACAATACAAGCAAACTCACCGTTAAATTTTTGAGAAATTCCCTTCCTGGGCAAGTTGTTGAGAAATTTCGCCAAAGTTTAAAATCCCAGGCAAAACTAGAGTTTTCCTTGGAGGGACAATTAGGAGATATTTTCCAGCAATTACAGAATTGGCAAGAGAAAAAAGAACCTCAAGCCAAACAGGGATGGAATTTACCTCTAGGACAACCAGAACCCCAGGTAGCTGATTTGGTGACAGTGGGGGATTATTGGTTAAAATCTGCGATTGAGCAAAAGTTAATTCAGCCCTTGGATGTTTCAAAGTTGCAAAACTGGTCAAAACTACCCCCAAAGTGGCAAAATTTAGTCCGGCGCAACGAAAAGGGTGAAATTGATAGTCAGGGGAAAATTTGGGGAGCCCCTTACCGTTGGGGAACGACTGTGATAGTTTATAACCGGGAAAAACTCAAATCCTTGGGTATTCAACCTCAAGATTGGGATGATTTATGGCGGAAAGAATTAGGCGATCGCATTTCTTTGCTCGACCAACCCCGTGAAGTCATCGGCTTAACTTTAAAGAAGTTAGGAAAATCCTACAATACAACTAAACTCAGTACAGTTAGCAACCTAGAAACAGAACTTAAAGCCTTACATCAACAAACCAAGTTTTATAGTTCAACCCGTTACCTGGAACCACTGCTAATAGGTGACACCTGGCTAGCCGTAGGTTGGTCAAACGAGGTTTTACCTTTTATTAATCGTTATCCGCAATTTACAGCCTTTGTGCCCAAATCTGGAACGTCTCTATGGGCAGATATCTGGGTAAAACCAGGGAATCCTTCTGCTCAGGAGCAAAAAAATTTAGCAGCCACAAATTTACCTGATCAGTGGATTGATTTTTGCTGGTCAGATAATATTGCTCAAACTATTAGTTTATTGACTAGGGCAAATTCTCCCATTCCGGTGTCAATTGATCAGAAGAATATTTCTAGTGCTTTACGCAATGTTTTAATGGCAGATGCTACAACCTTGAATCAAAGTGAGTTTATCTTGCCATTAGCTGCTAATGTCAGCCAAGAATATGGGGAGTTCTTTGAAAAAATGCAAGCATAG
- the patD gene encoding heterocyst frequency control protein PatD: MSSNLQKYHIFATNLEDLRLAIAAQKPDPLALRRSLTSLQQFFQGEIVPLAETDTESPNYSRVQSYRTEMSKQLRLLEMDVMFFQGAKQTVTAATRLQSIADRLSTLIRYCQAVVEMSGE, translated from the coding sequence ATGTCTTCTAATCTCCAGAAATATCACATATTTGCCACGAACCTTGAAGATTTGCGTTTGGCGATCGCTGCACAGAAACCTGATCCCTTGGCTTTACGTCGGAGTTTGACATCTTTGCAGCAATTTTTCCAAGGGGAGATTGTACCTTTAGCGGAAACAGACACGGAAAGTCCAAATTATAGTCGGGTGCAGTCTTACCGTACAGAAATGAGTAAGCAGTTACGGTTATTGGAAATGGATGTGATGTTTTTCCAGGGAGCAAAACAGACGGTGACTGCTGCAACTAGATTGCAAAGTATTGCCGATCGCCTCTCGACTCTCATTCGTTATTGTCAAGCAGTGGTGGAAATGTCGGGGGAGTAG
- the tsf gene encoding translation elongation factor Ts, translating into MAEISAKLVQELRQKTGAGMMDCKKALKENDGDIEKASEWLRQKGIAKADKAAGRVAAEGLVDTYIPADGQVGVLVEVNCQTDFVARNEDFKALVQNLAKQAVDADNVEDLLKQPYIDNQSITVTEYITQLVSKLGENIQLRRFAKFALPAATQGKVESYIHTGGRVGVLVEVDCEKESAAANEEFQALARNVAMQVAACPNVEYVNVSEIPGEIVQKEKDIEMGRDDLANKPDNIKEKIVQGRIDKRLKEMTLVDQPYIRDQSVTVEELVKQTSSKVGDTVLVKRFTRYVLGEGIEKEESNFADEVAAQIGAK; encoded by the coding sequence ATGGCGGAAATATCTGCAAAACTCGTCCAGGAGCTACGCCAAAAGACTGGTGCTGGCATGATGGACTGCAAAAAAGCGCTAAAAGAAAACGATGGTGATATCGAAAAAGCCAGCGAATGGTTACGACAAAAAGGTATTGCCAAAGCTGACAAAGCGGCAGGACGTGTTGCCGCAGAGGGTTTAGTTGATACCTATATCCCAGCTGATGGTCAGGTGGGTGTATTGGTTGAAGTTAACTGTCAGACTGACTTTGTTGCTCGTAACGAAGATTTTAAAGCTCTGGTACAAAATTTAGCAAAACAAGCTGTTGATGCTGATAATGTTGAAGATTTGTTAAAACAGCCTTACATTGACAACCAAAGCATCACAGTTACAGAATACATCACGCAGTTGGTATCCAAATTGGGTGAAAATATCCAACTACGTCGTTTTGCCAAATTTGCGCTGCCCGCAGCAACTCAAGGTAAAGTAGAAAGCTATATCCACACTGGCGGTCGTGTTGGTGTGTTGGTAGAAGTTGACTGCGAGAAAGAATCTGCGGCAGCGAATGAAGAATTCCAAGCTTTAGCGCGTAACGTAGCAATGCAAGTTGCTGCTTGTCCGAATGTGGAATATGTCAATGTGAGCGAGATTCCTGGAGAGATTGTCCAAAAAGAAAAGGACATCGAAATGGGACGGGATGACTTGGCAAATAAGCCTGATAATATCAAGGAAAAAATCGTTCAGGGACGTATTGATAAGCGTCTCAAGGAAATGACTTTGGTTGATCAGCCTTATATTCGTGACCAAAGTGTCACTGTGGAAGAACTTGTCAAGCAAACTAGTTCTAAAGTCGGTGATACCGTTTTGGTGAAGCGTTTTACTCGCTATGTCCTCGGTGAAGGTATCGAAAAAGAAGAAAGCAACTTTGCTGATGAGGTTGCAGCTCAAATCGGTGCGAAGTAA
- the recG gene encoding ATP-dependent DNA helicase RecG → MTNESPDWLRLQKALAVEAEKGFTDLVGKQYRFSEFLCLTFGKFPGVIPATERRRWQDLAMMFANYPNLDLEARQNLIADTRKYLYQLQQQEHGQNITKPASAPLTKLKYPNPKSPIVAEVSRELAPRIEQKLSDLPEIGYRKASQIMRLGIHTVRDLLFYYPRDHIDYARQVNICDLQPGETVTIVATVKSCGCFTSQKNTKLTRLELTLRDHTGRVKISRFFAGTRYSNRGWQETMKRRYPVGCIVAACGLVKGNKYGFNLEDPEIEVLAHPGDVIESFTIGRVVPVYGLTEGVGADLLRQAVIAVLPAAKLLKDPLPSGLREKYRLMGLQDAITNIHYPPDSDSLQAARRRLVFDEFFYLQLGLLQRQQKAKEMQTTAVLVPRGELLNQFYEILPFQLTGAQQRVVNDILNDLQKSVPMNRLVQGDVGSGKTVVAVVAVLAAIQSGYQAALMAPTEVLAEQHYRKLVSWFNLLHLPVELLTGSTKTAKRRQIHSQLETGELPLLVGTHALIQEPVNFHRLGLVVIDEQHRFGVKQRAKLQQKGEQPHVLTMTATPIPRTLALTIHGDLDVSQIDELPPGRQAIQTTVLSSQQRPEAYDLMRREIAQGRQVYVVLPLVEESEKLDLRSAIEEHQKLQESIFPEFQVGLLHGRMSSPEKDEAISQFRDNQTQILVSTTVVEVGVDVPNATVMLIENAERFGLSQLHQLRGRVGRGAAKSFCLLMSSSRSPDAQQRLKVLEQSQDGFFISEMDMRFRGPGQVLGTRQAGVPDFTLASLVEDEEVLILARQAAEKVMEIDATLERWYLMKEELQYRYERLMGGAILT, encoded by the coding sequence ATGACTAATGAATCTCCCGATTGGTTAAGATTACAAAAAGCCTTGGCAGTTGAAGCAGAAAAGGGATTTACTGACTTAGTTGGCAAACAGTACCGTTTCAGTGAATTTCTCTGTTTAACCTTTGGCAAATTTCCTGGAGTTATCCCAGCAACGGAACGTCGTCGTTGGCAAGATTTAGCCATGATGTTTGCCAATTATCCCAATTTAGATTTAGAAGCTAGACAAAATTTAATCGCTGATACTCGTAAATATCTTTATCAATTACAACAACAGGAACATGGGCAAAATATTACAAAACCTGCCTCTGCTCCCTTAACTAAATTAAAATATCCTAATCCTAAATCCCCCATTGTTGCCGAAGTTAGTCGAGAATTAGCACCCAGAATCGAACAAAAACTGAGTGATTTACCAGAAATTGGTTATCGCAAAGCTAGTCAAATTATGCGTTTGGGTATACACACTGTTCGAGATTTATTGTTTTATTATCCCCGTGACCACATCGACTATGCTAGGCAAGTAAATATTTGTGATTTGCAACCGGGAGAAACCGTAACTATTGTGGCAACGGTGAAAAGTTGTGGTTGTTTTACCAGTCAAAAAAACACAAAATTAACTAGATTAGAACTTACTCTCCGTGACCATACAGGTAGGGTGAAAATCAGTCGTTTTTTTGCCGGGACACGTTATAGTAATCGCGGATGGCAAGAAACAATGAAACGTCGCTATCCCGTGGGTTGTATTGTGGCTGCTTGCGGGTTAGTTAAGGGTAATAAATATGGTTTTAATTTAGAAGACCCAGAAATTGAAGTTTTAGCACACCCAGGAGATGTGATAGAATCCTTCACCATTGGTCGTGTAGTGCCAGTTTACGGCTTAACAGAGGGAGTGGGGGCTGATTTGCTCCGTCAGGCAGTTATTGCAGTATTACCTGCGGCAAAGTTGTTAAAAGACCCTTTACCCAGTGGTTTGCGGGAAAAATACAGGTTAATGGGGTTACAGGATGCTATTACTAATATTCATTACCCCCCGGATAGTGATTCTTTGCAAGCTGCCCGTCGGCGGTTAGTATTTGATGAGTTTTTCTACTTGCAGTTAGGTTTATTGCAACGACAGCAAAAAGCGAAGGAAATGCAAACAACTGCGGTACTAGTACCACGGGGAGAACTGCTAAATCAATTCTATGAAATCTTACCGTTTCAACTAACTGGGGCTCAACAGCGAGTAGTTAATGATATTCTCAATGATTTACAGAAATCTGTACCGATGAATCGTTTGGTACAGGGTGATGTCGGTTCCGGAAAAACTGTTGTGGCTGTGGTGGCAGTGTTGGCAGCAATTCAGTCAGGGTATCAAGCAGCACTTATGGCTCCCACGGAGGTATTGGCAGAGCAGCATTATCGCAAGTTGGTGAGTTGGTTTAATTTACTGCACTTACCAGTGGAATTACTGACGGGCTCGACGAAAACGGCGAAACGGCGACAAATTCATTCCCAGTTAGAAACGGGGGAATTACCCCTATTGGTTGGTACTCACGCTTTAATTCAAGAACCTGTGAATTTCCATCGCTTAGGTTTGGTGGTGATTGATGAACAGCATCGTTTTGGGGTGAAGCAACGGGCAAAGTTACAACAGAAGGGTGAACAACCCCATGTATTAACAATGACAGCGACACCAATTCCTCGGACTCTAGCGTTAACGATTCATGGGGATTTGGATGTCAGTCAAATTGACGAGTTACCACCAGGTAGACAAGCAATTCAAACAACGGTGCTATCCTCTCAACAGCGCCCAGAAGCTTATGATTTGATGCGCCGGGAAATTGCCCAGGGACGGCAGGTTTATGTGGTTTTACCCCTGGTAGAGGAGTCAGAAAAATTAGACCTGCGATCGGCGATCGAGGAGCATCAAAAATTACAAGAAAGCATTTTCCCTGAGTTTCAGGTGGGGTTGCTCCATGGTCGAATGAGTTCCCCGGAAAAGGATGAGGCTATTAGTCAATTTCGCGACAATCAGACACAGATTCTGGTTTCCACAACGGTGGTAGAAGTAGGTGTGGATGTACCTAATGCTACGGTTATGCTCATTGAAAATGCAGAAAGATTTGGACTTTCTCAACTGCATCAATTGCGGGGAAGGGTAGGACGAGGGGCAGCAAAATCCTTTTGTTTATTGATGAGTAGTTCCCGTAGTCCCGATGCACAGCAAAGATTAAAGGTGTTGGAACAATCTCAGGATGGGTTTTTTATTTCGGAGATGGATATGCGTTTTCGCGGTCCGGGGCAAGTTCTGGGCACTCGACAGGCAGGTGTGCCAGATTTTACCTTAGCAAGTTTGGTGGAGGATGAGGAAGTGTTAATTTTGGCACGACAAGCAGCAGAAAAGGTGATGGAGATAGATGCTACTTTGGAGCGCTGGTATTTAATGAAGGAGGAGTTGCAGTATCGTTATGAGCGGTTGATGGGTGGGGCTATTTTGACGTAA
- a CDS encoding Crp/Fnr family transcriptional regulator — protein MEDRYNSQTPGNPWMNSVPFFHGFPDNVVEVTLTHLVTRTHPANQVILLENDWGGSVYFIMDGWVKIRTYNLEGKEVTLNILGKGELFGEMAALDEVPRSTDVITLTTTVIGSMPSQDFVKLLNHEPLAGVRLSQLMARRLRQVNRRLRLRESDSQSRVADTLLFLAEGQGKKAQSGTEIPNLPHRELSSLSGLARETVTRVLTRLEKKGLIRRDQDTICIPDVSALERMIV, from the coding sequence ATGGAAGACCGATACAACTCCCAGACTCCTGGCAATCCGTGGATGAATTCAGTCCCCTTTTTTCATGGGTTCCCGGATAATGTCGTGGAAGTAACCCTAACTCATCTTGTCACCCGTACTCATCCGGCAAACCAGGTAATTTTGTTAGAAAATGATTGGGGTGGCTCCGTCTACTTCATTATGGATGGATGGGTAAAAATCCGTACCTATAATTTAGAAGGCAAAGAAGTAACCTTAAATATTCTTGGCAAGGGGGAATTATTTGGTGAGATGGCAGCTCTAGATGAAGTACCCCGCTCTACTGATGTGATTACATTAACAACTACTGTTATTGGTAGTATGCCATCCCAGGACTTTGTCAAGCTCCTTAACCATGAACCCTTAGCAGGTGTCAGGTTGTCACAATTAATGGCGCGACGTTTGCGTCAGGTTAATCGTCGTCTGAGGTTACGTGAATCTGACAGTCAGTCGCGGGTAGCTGATACTTTGTTATTTTTGGCGGAGGGACAGGGTAAAAAGGCACAATCTGGTACTGAAATACCCAACCTTCCCCATCGGGAATTAAGTAGTTTAAGTGGTTTAGCACGGGAAACTGTAACGCGAGTCTTGACAAGGTTAGAAAAAAAAGGATTGATTAGACGTGATCAGGATACTATTTGCATCCCTGATGTTTCTGCTTTGGAAAGAATGATTGTTTAA
- a CDS encoding glycosyltransferase family 2 protein, which yields MFFSVVIPTYNRLPILEKCLLALEAQKYQAASVQGYEIVVIDDGSTDGTVEWLATHKEKFPHVHVFQQDHQGAAAARNLGVAKATGDMIIFIDSDLVVTEDFLQAHTNALLAGQANLGNDKFFTYGAVINTCNFNNPTAEPYKITDFSAAFFATGNVAIPKYWLEKAGLFDTGFQLYGWEDLELGVRLKNLGLKLIKCPAAVGYHWHPAFRLEEIPQLIDKEIQRGRMGVLFYQKHPTWEVRMMIQMTWLHRLLWGLLSLNGLLNERTLAPLLGWLINSGKPQLALEIARVFLNWYNVKGVYAAYRESLGNG from the coding sequence GTGTTTTTTAGTGTTGTAATTCCGACCTATAATCGTCTACCGATTTTAGAAAAGTGCTTACTAGCCCTAGAAGCACAGAAATACCAAGCAGCATCCGTACAAGGTTATGAAATTGTCGTCATCGATGATGGTTCCACCGATGGCACAGTTGAGTGGTTAGCAACCCACAAAGAAAAGTTCCCCCACGTCCATGTATTTCAACAAGACCACCAGGGAGCAGCAGCAGCACGGAATCTGGGAGTTGCCAAAGCTACGGGAGATATGATTATTTTCATTGATAGTGATTTAGTTGTCACAGAAGATTTTCTCCAAGCACACACCAACGCACTGCTCGCAGGTCAAGCTAACCTGGGCAATGATAAATTTTTTACCTACGGTGCAGTCATCAACACCTGCAATTTTAATAATCCCACAGCCGAACCCTATAAAATTACTGACTTTTCTGCGGCTTTTTTTGCTACCGGAAATGTTGCTATTCCTAAGTACTGGTTAGAAAAAGCTGGATTATTCGATACAGGTTTTCAGCTTTATGGTTGGGAAGATTTAGAATTGGGAGTCCGACTCAAAAATCTGGGATTGAAGTTAATCAAATGTCCCGCAGCTGTTGGCTACCACTGGCATCCAGCCTTTCGCTTAGAAGAAATACCCCAGCTAATTGACAAAGAAATTCAAAGGGGAAGAATGGGGGTTTTATTTTATCAAAAACACCCCACTTGGGAAGTCCGCATGATGATTCAGATGACTTGGTTACATCGCCTACTGTGGGGTTTATTATCCCTCAATGGTTTATTAAATGAGCGCACTCTGGCTCCCCTCTTAGGCTGGTTAATTAACTCCGGCAAACCCCAATTAGCCTTGGAAATTGCCCGTGTTTTCCTCAATTGGTACAACGTCAAGGGAGTCTATGCAGCTTATCGGGAATCCCTGGGGAATGGGTGA